The Chelonoidis abingdonii isolate Lonesome George chromosome 11, CheloAbing_2.0, whole genome shotgun sequence genomic interval GACTTGACAGCCCCCAGCATCCACCAGTGCGGCTAGCTCCATTCACCCTCCTCTGGGCTCCCAGGGGTGCTGCATCTCCCAGTTGTATGGCTGGTCTGGGGCAGCAGATTCTGCAGGTGGCAGGAGCATTTCCCTGCCCCTAGGGCAGCCGTGGGGAAAAGGGGAGTGCAAAGcccaggtgtggggggcagggcgggggacAAGACCCCGGGTACATCCTCTGTAGCAATGTAGCCTCTTGTGGTGACAcagtatctccattttaaaagGTCTTGCACAATCgcctgtttactcacagctggcTGACTTTGCCTTTGTTCCCGTGATCGCTGCCACGTCTGGAAAACACAATCGaatgagagaaggggaaggaagggggcgCCTGAGCTGGGATCTCCGGGGGAAAAGCCAGTCTGTGACTTTTCTCCAGTACAAGGTCCCATTCCCACTCCCTGGTGCCAGCCTCTCCCTCCTCGGGAGGGATCGTGCCCTTCCATGCGGCACCAGAGATTCCTCTGAGTAACTGCACCAGCGTGGTGGCCCTGGCAGGCTCAGCAATGAGGCCAGTGTTATTTTATTCACCCGCCAGCAGGGGGAGCACCATTTTACCCAGCTGTGCCAGCACAAGGATAGGACCCAATCTCCCCAGATTTGGGGGGCCCGAGGCAGGGCAGACTCCAGCTCACCTTCGTCATTCATGTAGGCTTGGTCTTCATCCTCCTTCCTCATCTCAAACACAGGGGTAGGGGCAGGGGGCTTCACCAGGGCACTGTTTCTGAAGCTGGGCGGAATCGTTGCATCCACTTTGGCACCAGCAGAAGAACCAGACGGGCACAAGGTTAGGCAAGGGGCACTGGTACACAGTGCGGAAATACAGATCCTAAAGTACAGAGCTCTGGGTGAGCTGCCCAGGCCAGGTCGGAGCAGGGGGGTATTGTGGGGGATGCGATAGTGTGGGATGGGCACAGCGAACATGTTAAATGCAACATCCAAATGGTGCCAACAGACatcagggcactgctgtggggggaAGCTCGCATTGCTGGGGTCCcagctggcaggggtggggcactgctgtgaggggaagctcacagctgccctgtgccagctCTTCAGAGCTGCGTTGGGGTCAGGCTGTGGGAGGTCTGTGGGGCCTTGCATGCAGATTCTTCACAACTCAACAGCCCCGAGCCCTGGAGGAACAAGCCAGGTCCCCTgagctgcagccaggagcaggCACCTGGAGCAGGCTGGGCACATTCACCTCTGGAGGgctttgggcaggggggcagggacgCTTTCCAGACGCTCTCGCCATTCTCCTTATCGGTCTCCACAAACTCTGCAAAACACGCCAGAAACAAATGGGTCTGAGAGCTGGGGAGGACGGGGGGACTGGCCATGGGGGAACATGAGGCTGGCATGGGACGCTGGGCAACCCCAtaagggcagggggcagaaggagaggtggctgggggcaggggggaatcccagctctgggagggagacccagtgttgggggggcggggggcagctcTGGGAAGGAAGGGGCCTGGATAGGGAGGGCTGACCGGGCTTGGAAACAAGCAGCTGAGGAGACTGGGCCAAGGTCCCCTACACACAGCCTGGCCCAGGGACCGAACCACTTCCACACACCCTCCAGGCATCAGCACTTCACCCCACCCAGCAGTCATATCCTCCCCgctgtcccccacccccgcatccGGGCACCCTCTCCCAGACACACTGCCAAATGCGCGTGCCCCCCTGGGCCCACCCTGCCAGCCCTCATTGCCCACCCACACTGAGCCGTCCAATGTACATGCATCCTCCCCCATgtgcacccttcccccaccccacactcaggTGTCCCTCCCCTTGAGGTATCTGCCACATCCCCGTATCGGTGCCCCTTGCACTGCCACCCGGCTCACCCACCCATGCAAACCCAGCCCCCGTGCCCAGAATTCGCACCCGGAGCCCTTGAGGCGGGGGAAACCCACCTAACTTCTCCGAGTAGTCCTCGTCCAGGATCAAGGGCACCAGAGTCTTCTTGGTGTTGGAGACGAAGTACTGTACCACCTCGGACAGCGAGGAgcagtggtgctgggggggggcggggggagatccTATCAGCAGCAGTTCTTGGCCACCCTCAGGCCCCTGCCACTGAGGGACTGACCAGCCTTTGCACAACCCCCTCGGGGCTCCTGCTCCTGGCCTGCAGGGCTCTCCGTTCCTAGCTGACACCCCCAGTCACTGCTGGGAGGAGGCAATGGCCCCAGAAAAGTCCGTGAGCTGCAGACAGTCACCCCCTGCCTCAGAGACATCCTAGCCTGTTGGGCCGATGGAGCGGATCAGTGCATCCAAGCCGGAACGCCACCTCTCCCCGTGACAAGCGCAAGCCCGCCATAATGCACTTACCTGTGCAATATCCCCATGGGGAAATATCCTGCCTGACCCCCAGCTGGCAGCCAGTGtgtgccctgcagcatgagggtTACCAGCCCCTGGTACTGTTATCCTAGCTGGCGTAACGGTTGAGATTATTCATATTTCTACACCTGTGGCTTTTGGGGGATCTTGATGAGCCATTTGCCACATCGTTGGTTCATGACATAGGGATGaatgggggagcagagctgggaactgctGCCTGGAACTgcttagctgtgtgtgtgtgtgtgtcctaggCCCTGTAGAGCTTATGGAGATTCTCCTGTAGCATAGGTGATCAAGGCCTGGCTTCTACGCCTGCTATCACCCAGATGTTCCTTGGTGgctgtgcttctgggagccgtTTGATCCCCCTGGGGCCCAGACCCAGGTCCCAGTTTCTGCATAAGGTGGAGATGCAGAACCGGCCCACTCACCGGCTGCTCAACGTCGACGACGTATTGCTGTCCCACGCGGCTCACTCTGTAGTGCTTCACAAGCGGGGTGCTGCAAGAGAAAGATGGGGAGATTGCTCAACCCAGCCTTCACACTGCTTGTGATCACAGCCCGTGTGCACTGGGATTCCCCCCTCCACACTAGTGCCAGGATTCACACTCCCAGCCCCGTGTGCACTGGGGTCACCCCCTCAACACTAGTGCCAGGATTCACACTCCCACCCCCGTGTGCACTGGGatcacccctctctctctcacacacacaatagTGCCAGGATTCACACTCCCAGCCCCATGTGCACCCCCTCAAACACTAGAGTCAGGCCTGTCCCCTTCCAGCCCCCAACCATCCCCCCAGCAGGTAGCCCCCGACCATCCCCCACCTTCTCACCCGTTCAGCATCTGACGCGTGGTCACCGAGATGCTCTTCCCGTCGCCCCCCGGGCGCAGCAACATGTTGCCACAGTCCGGGTTCCTCTCCAGCAGGACCTGGGCCTCTGTCCTGGAGACCTTGAAATAGCAGCTGTGAAACACAGGAGAATGGTGCACTAACTGGGTCCTGTCCTAAccctccctgtgtgacctgggacTCTCAACCCCCCAGAGTCGCTGGCCCATGGCCCAGAGCCTCTGGTTTATTGCAGCTCTGAGACCATCAGGACAGGGGAGACGGTGAGCTGCAAGCCAGCCAAGGCCCCTGCTGCTCAATTCCCCACCGTGGGCTGGCGCGAGCAGGGGCAGCTAAGGTAACGGGGCCAGACGACTCTGCTGCCCCAGAGCATGGACAGAGGGCGGGAGAGAACTGGACAACGAGGCCATCAGATGgcatgagctggggcaggggaagcaccAGGGGCCACTTGCAGGGCAAGATGGAGGAACACCGGACAGGCTGGCCTGGTGGCCTGGCCTGACACGGGAGGGGAATGCCAGACAGGCGGCCTGCCCTGGCAGGACATGGCAGGATGGAGGATGCCAGTGACACGCCCGCGGCACCTGCCCACGACAACCTTGGGTTCTCCCTCCGGCCCAGGCCCCACTCACGCCGGCATCTGCTCCTCCACTGACTCGTAGTCAAGGGAGCTCATGGTGCAGCGCTGGCTCAGCTCGGCCCGTCGCTCCTGCTCTTTAGAGAGGGCTTCGGACATCATGTAGATGTGGCCGGGCAGCAACATCAGGCTGGAGGGGACTTTCATCTGCAGGGACAGGACGACACACGAGTCTGCCCCGTGACGTGCTGTGACCACGGCCTACAGACCAGACTTCCACCAACTCCTCTCTCTTGGGACCCCAGCGCTGCTCCCATCCCTGGCCCAGTGGGGGCCTCACACCGGCTCTCTGTGCGGCCCACGAatcagccagcaggaggcgccagcgCTGCTCCCACCTTCCTTCTCCTATCAGTCCCGCCACGGCGCCAGAGCCCTGGACTctgaccagcagggggcaggctcTCTGCAAAGGGCCTCCAGGGGCTGAATCTGACATACGACAAGGGGGCTGGAAACCACTGGGAGGAGAGCCCAGAGTGGGCTCAGAGCACCCGAGGGAGACCTGCCCTGACAGGGCTGTTGAGAAACACGGACTCAAGGCTGGACAAGGGCTCTAGGGTCCTTCAAGGACGAGCTCTCGCCACGCAGGATAGCTGGGGGTGAGagacggggggcaggggggcagggctgtgtctgCGCGCGCAGGTTTGGGGGGAGGCGGGTACTGGCGAGTGTATCTagggagggcaggggctgagtgtggggaggggcggggaggacAGGAACGAGCGGGGGGGCGCGTACGCAGGGTGAGCAATGGTGTGCGtaggctgggggtgtggggtgggttgTGCGGGGATGGGGTGAGCACCTGGGGGTGCAAAGGCTGGGTCGGGCAGAGGGGGGCCGAGAGGAGGGCAGGCCAAGGGGGCGGACTTCTTATTCTAACATCAGACGGGCAAGTTACCTCCACCATGGTGAGGATGAAACCCTTCCACATCTCCCGAGCTTCCAGGCTCTCAGCCTGCAAGGGAAACACATGTTACTGGGGTAAAACCCAGAgcatgtgggggaggagggaggcacagGTCGTGCAGGGCGAACGTACCTTTAActtcacttcctgccccctcAGCTTCAGGTTGAGCCCCACCTCATCATCGCTGGCCCTGGGGCCACTCCGGAGGCAGCCGTCAGTCAGGGACACGAAGGTGTCCAGGTCGATCTTCTCCACGTACTGCAGAAGGCAAAGCATAAATCAGTGCTGGTGGGGTGGCAGGGTTGGCCAGCCCCATTCTTGCAACCCAAAGCAGGGCCCTAGGTGCCTGCTAGGGAGCCCTGCCTGGCTAGCTGCCCCCCAGCTCTTCTCTGGGATGGGTGTGTGCGAACACTTCTGGGTTGCTGGTTCAAACCAAGCCCTGCTCAGAAGCATGGCTGACAGGAGTTGGCTGGGTCTCAATGGGCTGGTGCCCACGTCACCAAACCCACCCCTGCCATGGGCACCAATTGGCTCCCCAGCCACCAGGCCCATGGCCGCGCAGGCTAAGCGAGCCCCTCGCCCTTAACGGCGGCTCGAGGGAATGGCCGCCCCcatgggcagaggagggggagggggactcttTCCCAGGTCAGACGGATCGAGGCCCTTGCCACCTGGACAGCATGGGAGACCCACAGCAAGCCGAGCCTCCCCAGGAGGGATGTCCCACCAGGAGAGTTGAGACAGGTGGGCCTGACCcacagaagtgctgagctcccagtggctgggcaCCTGCCAAGATCAGGCCTTGAGAAGACAGACCCCCTCTCACCCCCGAGGCTTTCCCAGGTCGGACCGGGGAGCACCACACAGCAGCTCATCCGTGGGGCAGCTCCTGCCTACCTGCACATCTCGGCTGGCGTGGTAGAAAAACAGCGTGAGCCCCCGCAGGCCTGTCCAGTATTTCTTATACCCCTGCAGGGACAGAGCAAAGGGGCATTGGAGGCTGGGACCGGAGGGGGCCAGCCAAGGGAAGGGTCGCTCAGGTGAGTGGCACAAACGCACTCGGCCTCGGCAGCGAGGGAAGCAATAACGACCTATTGACCATGCACTGTGCAGATACCTGCCCCCCAGCAATGCCCTAGCCCTGTGCTGAACCTGGCATGGCCAGGAACCTGCAGTGGGATGTTCCCGGGATGTTATGGTGGGGGGGATGGCGAATCAGTgcccaccccctctccctgcaggctGGTTTCATCTCTGCATGGTGGACCCTGCCCTGCCAGGGCAGCTGGTCCAGCCAGGCCCTCATCCCCACGCCCGGGCAGAGGATTGGTCTCTGAGGAGGCTGCTTTGGCTTCCTTCAGCACCTGAATGATGCACTGTGGTGTGTTTTCTCCAGCTGTGTGGGAGCCCTGGAACAGGGGCAGCCTGGTGGGAGCCAGTTGCTGCCACTGGGGAGATTCTTGGTGCGAGCTGATGCTGGCCTGACacggcagccccctgccccaagtcGGAATCAGCTGCCAAAGCCCGTGAGGGAGGGCAGAGCCCAGACACCTTCACGCGTGGGCTGGTCGGGAGGGCTCAGGAATCAAAGGCTCTGTTGTTCGCTGTTTGCCATCAACAGCCGAGTGTTGTGACCCAAAATAAAGGttctgctgcctcttcccctgctgcccacccctGCCAACAGCTCTGTACTGGCCCCTGGGCCAGCTGGGCCCCAAAGTGGCAGATTCACCCATGGCAGCGGGCACACCGAGGGCACGCACACGCCAAGATCCTGCCCCTTTGGGCCGCCACAAAAGGGTGCCGACAGCTCACGCTCACCAGGAGAGCAGCCTCACACACAGGTGGGTACATGTCAAGGCAACGCGTACATCAGGTGTCAGCATCACCCAAGTGCAGCCATGTCACGGTCACACGAACCAGGGATGTCACACTCACGTGTGGCTGTGCACAACTTCCACTTGTGCACAACGGGAATTGAAGTCCCGGGTTTAACAGTTAGAGGacaggcctgggagtcaggagatcggGGTTTTGaacctggctttgccactgactcactgggtgaccttggccaagttggttctctgctctgtgcctcagtttccccatctctaatatGTAGCTAATGCGCCTCACCCAACTCTGTAAACCACCCTgagatgtagggctggaaaggagttGAGCAAGTGCAATGTATAGTTTGAAGGTTATTCCTACAGGGCACGTACAGGGTCAATGCCCATCCCCATACTAACGGGACAATGCCGCTCTTCACAGCTCAGTCCCACATTCTGGGGGCCTAGAATTCTCCAGGCTTCTAAAGAGACCCCAGATCGTCTCAGCCATCCCAAGAGGATGACATTGCCTGCTGAGATGTCCTTATCCAATGCCAGCAAGCTAGTGAAAGACCCATCCAGGGCAAACAGCCTGCGTGTCACACAGCCTGACTGGAGGAGCGCCTGCCCCTGTCCCATTAGGTTTATGGCGTGAATGTGACAGGTATCTGATCTGCATGCCAGAAACAGCTGTCCTCAGCAATCCAGACAGCAGGAAAGTTCAGGGGCCATAAATGCAACCAGGTTAATGAATGCAGCCCAGGCAAATGCGTTTAAATGTCCAAGTATGTTTCAGCGGCGGATTGTCTGTGGTGTTCGGAAAGAGAATTGCCCCCTCTCGGGCTGTCAGGTTGGCACCCAGCACCTCGGGCCCAATCCAGGGCCTGGTTATGTCAATCAGCGTCTCTACGCTCAAGCTCGTACTTCATCCAACAACCATCAAAAAGAATGACCCAGGCAAACCA includes:
- the STAP2 gene encoding signal-transducing adaptor protein 2; translated protein: MALLPPSLRGAKPKPSSPPHYYEGFLEKKGPQDKGYKKYWTGLRGLTLFFYHASRDVQYVEKIDLDTFVSLTDGCLRSGPRASDDEVGLNLKLRGQEVKLKAESLEAREMWKGFILTMVEMKVPSSLMLLPGHIYMMSEALSKEQERRAELSQRCTMSSLDYESVEEQMPACYFKVSRTEAQVLLERNPDCGNMLLRPGGDGKSISVTTRQMLNGTPLVKHYRVSRVGQQYVVDVEQPHHCSSLSEVVQYFVSNTKKTLVPLILDEDYSEKLEFVETDKENGESVWKASLPPCPKPSRVDATIPPSFRNSALVKPPAPTPVFEMRKEDEDQAYMNDEDVAAITGTKAKSASSPAGAVKVMWGGSGQTNSLPIPTGKPATKGQLTRSPNSPSSTLKHGSSSSHQATSWVGDFSPDISEELAQKLQKRRANLEN